From a single bacterium genomic region:
- a CDS encoding prephenate dehydrogenase/arogenate dehydrogenase family protein codes for MTPFARAAVIGVGLIGGSLGMAMRRRRLAREVVGVARVPETLGTARTRGAIDRGTTDPVEGVAGADLVVLATPPDLIVPLAREILPYLAAGAILTDVASVKAEIVRAVEPALDPERGVAFVGGHPMAGNESRGVGAASAELFEGSVYLLTRTTATAEAALDRLAALAQALGARPMVVDPDAHDRAVARVSHLPYLVAAALVGAAEGETAAAGPSFLGATRVAGSPVPLWAQICRLNRGEIVEALRAFRDRLDRLERALAGGTNLEELLDDARRARLELSSRSEP; via the coding sequence ATGACGCCGTTTGCCCGCGCGGCGGTCATTGGGGTGGGCCTCATCGGCGGCTCGCTCGGCATGGCGATGCGCCGGCGGCGGCTCGCGCGCGAGGTGGTCGGGGTCGCCCGCGTGCCCGAGACCCTGGGCACGGCCCGCACGCGCGGCGCGATCGATCGCGGGACCACCGATCCGGTGGAGGGTGTCGCGGGGGCGGACCTTGTGGTGCTGGCCACCCCGCCCGATCTCATCGTCCCGCTGGCGCGGGAGATTCTGCCATACCTCGCGGCGGGGGCGATCCTGACCGACGTGGCGAGCGTAAAGGCCGAGATCGTTCGGGCGGTCGAACCGGCCCTCGATCCCGAGCGGGGCGTGGCGTTCGTCGGCGGCCACCCCATGGCCGGCAACGAAAGCCGCGGCGTGGGCGCCGCGTCCGCGGAGCTGTTCGAGGGATCGGTGTACCTCCTCACGCGCACTACCGCGACGGCGGAGGCGGCGCTGGACCGCCTGGCCGCGCTCGCGCAGGCGCTCGGAGCCCGGCCGATGGTGGTGGACCCGGACGCGCACGACCGGGCGGTGGCGCGGGTGAGCCACCTGCCGTATCTCGTGGCCGCGGCGCTCGTGGGCGCGGCGGAGGGGGAGACCGCGGCCGCCGGGCCGTCGTTCCTCGGGGCGACGCGGGTCGCCGGCAGCCCCGTGCCGTTGTGGGCGCAGATCTGCCGGCTCAACCGGGGGGAGATCGTCGAGGCGCTGCGCGCATTTCGCGACCGGCTCGATCGCCTGGAGCGCGCGCTCGCCGGCGGGACAAACTTAGAAGAGCTGCTCGACGACGCGCGCCGCGCGCGCCTCGAGCTCTCGTCGCGGAGCGAGCCGTGA
- the aroF gene encoding 3-deoxy-7-phosphoheptulonate synthase, with protein MIVVMQPGYSRAEREAVTRQIEEAGLRTQVMEGVERTVIGVVGDSHTKESLRQSLEALPGVESVVRILQPYKLVNREFHGGKDSIVWVRDVAIGGGRVVVMAGPCTVETREQTLRTARSVKAAGAQILRGGAFKPRTSPYSFQGLEEEGLKILAEARAETGMPLVTEAMDAHQLELVMEYADMVQIGARNMQNYTLLREVGRSGHPVLLKRGPSATIEELLLAAEYIMAEGNPKVVLCERGIRTFETYTRYTLDITAVPVLKSLSHLPVIVDPCHGPGKSRLVIPMARAGVAAGADGLLVEVHPEPDHALCDGPQLLTLESFALLMQELDGIALAVGRRV; from the coding sequence ATGATCGTCGTCATGCAGCCGGGATACAGCCGGGCCGAGCGCGAGGCGGTGACGCGGCAGATCGAGGAAGCCGGACTTCGCACGCAGGTCATGGAAGGCGTCGAACGGACGGTGATCGGCGTGGTGGGAGACAGTCACACCAAGGAGTCGCTTCGCCAGAGTCTGGAAGCGCTGCCGGGCGTCGAAAGCGTGGTGCGCATCCTCCAGCCGTACAAGCTCGTCAACCGCGAGTTTCACGGCGGCAAGGATTCGATCGTGTGGGTGCGGGACGTGGCGATCGGCGGCGGCCGCGTCGTCGTCATGGCCGGGCCGTGCACGGTGGAAACCCGCGAGCAGACGCTGCGGACGGCGCGCTCGGTCAAAGCCGCCGGCGCGCAGATCCTCCGCGGGGGGGCCTTCAAGCCCCGCACTTCGCCGTACTCGTTCCAGGGGCTGGAAGAGGAAGGCCTCAAGATCCTCGCCGAGGCGCGCGCCGAGACCGGCATGCCGCTGGTCACCGAAGCCATGGACGCCCATCAACTGGAGCTCGTCATGGAATACGCGGACATGGTGCAGATCGGGGCCCGCAACATGCAGAACTACACGCTGCTGCGCGAGGTCGGGCGGTCCGGGCATCCGGTGCTGCTGAAGCGCGGACCGAGCGCGACGATCGAAGAGCTGCTCCTGGCCGCCGAGTACATCATGGCCGAGGGCAACCCCAAAGTCGTGCTGTGCGAGCGCGGCATCCGCACGTTCGAGACGTACACGCGCTACACGCTCGACATCACGGCCGTGCCGGTCCTGAAATCGCTGAGCCACCTGCCGGTGATCGTCGATCCCTGTCACGGGCCCGGCAAGTCCAGGCTCGTCATCCCGATGGCCCGGGCAGGCGTGGCCGCCGGCGCGGACGGGCTGCTCGTCGAGGTGCATCCGGAGCCGGATCACGCCCTCTGCGACGGGCCGCAACTGCTCACGCTGGAGAGCTTCGCGCTGCTGATGCAGGAGCTCGACGGCATCGCCCTCGCGGTCGGGCGGCGGGTGTAG
- a CDS encoding S-adenosylmethionine:tRNA ribosyltransferase-isomerase, whose translation MMPLATLTAVAAAPTPSLSHDPNTPRDRVPEFALPPELEAREPPEARGLRRDQVRLLVTHRESGRVGHYRFADLPDVLRPGDLLVVNDSGTLPAALTARRADGTAVALHLSTSLPASLWIVEPRQTRVDLGEVLALPGGGVARIVASYPGSQRLWIAQLQLRAPAFEYLARVGRPIAYPYVRGEWPLAMYQTVYAREPGSAEMPSAGRAFTPDVLARSAARGIGLARITLHTGVASLERDEPPIEEWYRVPREAVAAIEAARERGRRVIAVGTTVVRALESAVDPRGRLIASQGWTDLVITPERRIRTVDALLTGFHEPRASHLAMLTAFAGRTHLEHAYRAAIAGGYLWHEFGDLHLIL comes from the coding sequence ATGATGCCGCTTGCGACACTAACCGCCGTCGCGGCAGCCCCCACCCCATCGTTGAGCCATGACCCGAACACGCCCCGGGACCGCGTGCCGGAGTTTGCCCTGCCGCCCGAGCTCGAGGCACGCGAGCCGCCGGAGGCGCGCGGCCTCAGGCGCGACCAAGTCCGCCTCCTCGTGACCCATCGGGAGAGCGGCCGGGTCGGCCACTACCGGTTTGCGGATCTACCCGACGTGCTCCGGCCCGGCGACCTGCTCGTAGTGAACGATTCTGGGACGCTTCCGGCGGCGCTCACGGCACGCCGCGCCGACGGCACCGCCGTGGCTTTGCACCTCTCGACAAGCCTCCCCGCGTCGTTGTGGATTGTCGAGCCGCGGCAGACCCGCGTCGACCTCGGCGAAGTTCTAGCCCTGCCCGGCGGCGGAGTGGCCCGGATCGTCGCCTCCTACCCCGGATCGCAGCGCCTGTGGATCGCGCAACTCCAACTGCGGGCGCCGGCGTTCGAGTACCTCGCGCGCGTGGGCCGGCCGATCGCCTACCCGTACGTGCGCGGTGAATGGCCCTTGGCGATGTACCAGACCGTGTACGCGCGGGAGCCGGGATCGGCGGAGATGCCGTCGGCGGGGCGTGCGTTCACCCCCGACGTTCTCGCCCGTTCCGCCGCACGCGGCATCGGCCTGGCTCGGATTACGCTCCACACAGGTGTCGCGAGCCTCGAGCGCGACGAACCGCCGATCGAAGAGTGGTACCGTGTCCCGCGAGAGGCGGTGGCGGCGATCGAAGCGGCCCGGGAGCGCGGCCGCCGGGTGATCGCGGTCGGCACCACCGTCGTCCGCGCCCTCGAAAGCGCGGTCGATCCGCGGGGGCGGCTCATAGCGTCGCAGGGATGGACCGATCTCGTGATCACACCCGAGCGGCGGATCCGCACAGTGGACGCTTTGCTCACCGGCTTTCACGAGCCGCGGGCGTCGCATCTCGCGATGTTGACGGCGTTCGCCGGGCGGACACACCTCGAGCACGCCTATCGTGCGGCGATCGCCGGCGGATACCTCTGGCACGAATTCGGCGACCTGCACCTGATTCTTTAG
- a CDS encoding SDR family oxidoreductase yields the protein MRTDDTIVLITGASRGLGREVARLLAARGAGLILTARGAGALEDAVAGLRDVASRSGAAGEILAVAGDVADAAHAERLVRDGLARFGHIDVLINNASTLGASPMPRLEALDPRIFEEIFRINVAAPLRLIQLVLPQMKARRTGVIINVTSDAAVEAYPGWGGYGASKAALEHLTRILAAELDGTGVRAYIVDPGEMNTRMHRDAEPGVDLSHLPPPEVSAPAFLQLVEDETAAFGRFAAQRMPVGPRLTRGMQRGQVR from the coding sequence ATGCGAACCGACGACACGATTGTCCTCATCACCGGTGCCTCGCGCGGCCTCGGCCGTGAAGTCGCACGGCTCCTTGCCGCGCGCGGCGCAGGGCTCATTCTCACCGCCCGCGGCGCCGGCGCCCTTGAAGACGCGGTCGCGGGTCTGCGCGATGTCGCATCCCGCTCCGGTGCGGCCGGCGAGATCCTGGCCGTTGCCGGCGACGTCGCCGATGCTGCGCACGCGGAGCGGCTCGTCCGGGACGGACTGGCCCGGTTCGGACACATCGACGTTCTCATCAACAACGCCTCGACGCTCGGCGCGAGCCCGATGCCGCGCCTCGAGGCATTGGATCCCCGGATCTTCGAGGAGATCTTTCGGATCAACGTTGCAGCGCCGCTGCGCTTGATCCAGCTCGTGCTGCCCCAGATGAAGGCGCGGCGGACCGGCGTCATCATCAACGTCACCTCCGACGCCGCCGTCGAAGCCTATCCCGGATGGGGCGGATACGGCGCCAGCAAGGCGGCGCTCGAGCACCTCACCCGTATTCTGGCCGCCGAGCTTGACGGGACCGGTGTTCGCGCGTACATTGTCGACCCCGGCGAGATGAACACGCGCATGCACCGGGATGCCGAGCCGGGTGTCGACCTATCGCACCTTCCGCCGCCTGAGGTGTCGGCGCCGGCGTTCCTGCAGTTGGTCGAGGACGAGACGGCAGCCTTCGGGCGTTTCGCGGCGCAGCGCATGCCCGTTGGCCCCCGTCTGACGCGGGGCATGCAGCGGGGGCAGGTCCGATGA
- a CDS encoding response regulator transcription factor has protein sequence MIRVLVVDDHPVVREGLVAMLEDEPDFEVAGAAGSAEDALAGLARSQAQAILLDLELPGMTGIEAIPRFLAASPDVAIIVFTAYDTDERVLGAIKAGARGYVLKGAPVDEIARAIRAVHAGGSYLASPVAAKVLSQVRSPRRASLLSERERSVLHKVAAGRSTKQIARDLGISERTVKFHVSSIMNKLGADNRAQAVAEGARRGLL, from the coding sequence GTGATCCGCGTCTTGGTGGTCGACGACCACCCGGTCGTTCGCGAGGGATTGGTCGCGATGCTCGAAGACGAACCGGACTTCGAGGTCGCCGGCGCCGCGGGTTCCGCCGAGGACGCGCTGGCGGGGCTCGCGAGGTCGCAGGCTCAGGCGATCCTGCTCGACCTCGAGCTCCCGGGCATGACCGGAATAGAGGCCATTCCGCGGTTCCTCGCGGCCTCCCCGGACGTCGCGATCATCGTCTTCACCGCGTATGACACGGACGAGCGGGTGCTGGGTGCGATCAAGGCCGGCGCGCGCGGATACGTGTTGAAGGGCGCCCCGGTCGATGAGATCGCCCGGGCCATCAGGGCGGTCCACGCCGGCGGTTCGTACCTCGCGTCTCCCGTGGCCGCGAAAGTCCTGAGCCAGGTCCGATCGCCGCGGCGGGCCTCGCTGCTCAGCGAGCGGGAACGCTCGGTGCTTCACAAAGTCGCCGCGGGGCGATCGACCAAGCAGATCGCCCGCGATCTCGGCATCAGCGAACGAACCGTGAAGTTCCACGTCAGCTCGATCATGAACAAGCTCGGCGCGGACAACCGGGCGCAGGCCGTCGCCGAGGGGGCTAGGCGGGGACTCCTGTAG
- a CDS encoding GAF domain-containing sensor histidine kinase — translation MQRALERTLAMVADLLGLRTGWVWLVDPESGRWYNAAAQHLPPYLQKPVRMAGRPCWCIESFRDGELTPKNIDMIECSRLRPAVKKHATDLTRGLAYHASIPLYFQDKPLGIMNVTGPSWRELTSEELQLLSTIAYQVGIAIERARLAEAGARLARAEERARIAREIHDTLAQSLTAIALHLEGAVRTVDASPGRAKARVARALDVARAGLEEARRSVLALRAAPAAGRPLPEALGVLARALTAETGVRVHVRTTGDRPIPPQVEAELFRVAQEALTNVRRHAEANEVAIALSRTQHRVRLSIRDDGRGFTLRRVPAGRLGLVGMRERAQLLGGRLHVASSRRGGTTVTASVPLEAAGP, via the coding sequence GTGCAGCGGGCGCTCGAACGAACGCTCGCGATGGTCGCCGATCTTCTCGGCCTGCGCACCGGATGGGTCTGGCTCGTCGATCCCGAATCGGGCCGGTGGTACAACGCGGCCGCGCAACACCTGCCTCCGTACCTGCAAAAGCCCGTTCGGATGGCGGGACGGCCGTGCTGGTGCATCGAGAGTTTCCGGGACGGCGAGCTGACCCCGAAGAACATCGACATGATCGAGTGCAGCCGGCTCCGGCCGGCGGTCAAGAAGCACGCGACCGATCTCACGCGCGGGCTCGCCTACCACGCCAGCATTCCCCTCTACTTTCAGGACAAGCCGCTCGGCATCATGAACGTCACCGGGCCGTCGTGGCGGGAGCTGACGTCCGAGGAGTTGCAGCTGCTGTCGACGATCGCCTACCAGGTCGGGATCGCGATCGAGCGCGCCCGGCTGGCCGAAGCCGGCGCCCGGCTGGCGCGGGCGGAGGAGCGGGCCCGCATCGCCCGGGAGATTCACGACACGCTGGCCCAGTCCCTGACCGCGATCGCGCTGCACCTGGAGGGCGCGGTGCGCACGGTGGATGCAAGCCCCGGGCGCGCGAAGGCACGGGTCGCCAGGGCGCTCGACGTGGCGCGCGCGGGCCTCGAGGAGGCCCGGCGCTCCGTGCTGGCCCTCCGGGCCGCCCCGGCGGCCGGCCGGCCGCTCCCGGAGGCGCTCGGAGTCCTGGCCCGCGCGTTGACCGCCGAGACCGGCGTGCGCGTCCACGTCCGGACGACCGGCGACCGCCCGATCCCGCCGCAGGTGGAGGCGGAATTGTTCCGGGTGGCGCAGGAGGCCCTCACCAACGTCCGGCGGCACGCGGAGGCCAACGAGGTCGCGATCGCGCTGTCGCGCACCCAGCACCGCGTCCGGCTGTCGATTCGCGATGACGGCCGGGGCTTCACGCTCCGCCGGGTCCCCGCCGGCCGGCTGGGCCTCGTCGGGATGCGGGAGCGGGCGCAGCTGCTCGGCGGACGGCTCCACGTCGCGAGCTCGCGGCGGGGCGGCACCACCGTGACCGCGTCCGTGCCGCTCGAGGCGGCCGGTCCGTGA
- the nadA gene encoding quinolinate synthase NadA — MSAAALYERLKDRLHDVVPDPELRYKANLAEEINRLKAERNAVILGHNYMEPALYYSIADFTGDSLELSRRAARTDKSVIVFCGVRFMAETAKILNPGKVVLIPSERAGCSLAASITAADVRALRERFPGVPIVAYVNTYADVKAEVDVCCTSSNAVEVVNSLAGDTVIFLPDEYLARNVARETGRRVIIARPGGDAGDAGATGPNGQRALVGWGGRCEVHEKFTVGDIESVRRQFPDTIVLAHPECSPEVVAASDFSGSTTALVKYVERSQARRYLLLTECAMGDNVAAANPDKEMLRLCSVRCPHMSQITLEDTLEALRQMRYEVHVPEEIRVRAARAVERMVATG; from the coding sequence ATGTCGGCCGCCGCGCTGTACGAACGGTTGAAGGATCGGCTCCACGACGTGGTGCCGGATCCCGAGCTCCGCTACAAGGCGAACCTCGCCGAAGAGATCAACCGGCTCAAGGCCGAGCGGAACGCCGTGATCCTCGGCCACAATTATATGGAGCCGGCGCTGTACTATTCGATCGCCGACTTCACCGGCGACTCGCTGGAACTGTCCCGGCGCGCCGCGCGGACCGACAAGTCCGTCATCGTGTTCTGCGGCGTCCGGTTCATGGCGGAGACGGCAAAGATTCTCAATCCGGGCAAGGTCGTGCTCATCCCGTCGGAGCGCGCCGGCTGCTCGCTGGCCGCGAGCATCACCGCGGCCGACGTGCGGGCGCTTCGGGAGCGGTTCCCCGGCGTCCCGATCGTCGCCTACGTCAACACCTACGCCGACGTCAAGGCCGAGGTCGACGTATGCTGCACGTCGAGCAACGCCGTCGAGGTCGTCAACTCGCTCGCGGGCGACACCGTGATCTTCCTGCCCGATGAATACCTCGCCCGCAACGTGGCCCGCGAGACCGGCCGGCGCGTCATCATCGCGCGCCCGGGCGGCGACGCCGGTGACGCCGGCGCGACCGGTCCGAACGGGCAGAGGGCGCTCGTCGGCTGGGGCGGCCGCTGCGAAGTGCACGAGAAGTTCACGGTCGGGGACATCGAGAGCGTCCGGCGGCAGTTCCCCGACACGATCGTGCTCGCGCATCCCGAGTGCAGTCCGGAGGTGGTGGCGGCGTCGGATTTCTCGGGCAGCACCACGGCCCTGGTCAAATACGTCGAGCGGTCGCAGGCGCGGCGCTATCTCCTCTTGACCGAGTGCGCGATGGGCGACAACGTCGCCGCCGCCAACCCGGACAAGGAAATGCTGCGGCTCTGCAGCGTGCGCTGCCCGCACATGAGTCAGATCACGCTCGAAGACACGCTCGAGGCGCTGCGGCAGATGCGCTACGAGGTCCACGTGCCCGAGGAGATCCGCGTCCGCGCCGCGCGCGCCGTCGAGCGCATGGTGGCGACCGGCTGA
- the nadC gene encoding carboxylating nicotinate-nucleotide diphosphorylase, translating into MMTPQIVQTGPDAQEIEAIVRRALDEDLGAGDVTTDSIVPADAVSRGQFLAKAAGVVAGWEVVAATFAALDPRVVVRPAAADGEAVEAGSVIGTVAGPVRALLSGERVALNFLQRLSGIATTTRAFVRAVEGTRAVILDTRKTAPGLRRLDRLAVRLGGGTNHRLGLFDMALIKENHIAVAGGIAAAVRRVRAALTAAVDRAGDPDGAGSQGGAGRRVLIEVEVRTLAELREALDLVPDRILLDNMSPAEMGDAVRIAAGRVPLEASGGVRLETAAEIARTGVDYISVGALTHSVKALDISLELAGPPVPGKTPQR; encoded by the coding sequence ATGATGACGCCTCAAATCGTGCAGACCGGACCCGACGCGCAGGAGATCGAGGCGATCGTGCGCCGTGCGCTCGATGAGGATCTCGGGGCCGGGGACGTCACGACCGACTCGATCGTCCCCGCCGACGCCGTTTCCCGCGGGCAGTTTCTGGCCAAGGCGGCCGGCGTGGTCGCCGGGTGGGAGGTCGTGGCCGCGACGTTCGCGGCGCTCGATCCCCGTGTCGTGGTCCGGCCGGCGGCCGCCGACGGTGAGGCGGTCGAGGCCGGGTCGGTGATCGGCACGGTCGCGGGCCCGGTGCGGGCGCTGCTCAGCGGCGAGCGCGTCGCGCTGAATTTTCTGCAGCGGCTCTCGGGGATCGCCACAACGACCCGGGCGTTCGTGCGCGCGGTGGAAGGCACGCGCGCTGTCATTCTCGATACGCGAAAGACCGCCCCCGGGCTGCGCCGGCTGGACCGGCTCGCGGTCCGGCTGGGGGGCGGGACCAACCACCGGCTCGGGCTCTTCGACATGGCGCTCATCAAGGAGAACCACATCGCGGTTGCGGGCGGGATCGCCGCGGCGGTGCGCCGGGTGCGGGCCGCCCTCACGGCCGCCGTCGACCGCGCGGGTGATCCGGACGGCGCCGGATCGCAAGGCGGGGCCGGCCGGCGCGTGTTGATCGAAGTCGAGGTCCGGACGCTCGCGGAACTGCGGGAAGCACTGGACCTGGTACCCGACCGGATCTTGCTGGACAACATGAGCCCGGCGGAGATGGGGGACGCGGTCCGGATCGCCGCCGGCCGGGTGCCGCTCGAAGCGTCCGGCGGTGTCCGCCTTGAGACCGCCGCGGAGATCGCCCGGACCGGGGTAGACTACATCTCGGTCGGCGCGCTCACGCACTCGGTCAAGGCCCTGGACATCAGCCTCGAACTCGCCGGTCCCCCCGTGCCGGGGAAGACGCCGCAAAGGTAG
- a CDS encoding molybdopterin-dependent oxidoreductase gives MKTVVRTVCAHDCPDMCSLLVHVEDGRITRVGGDPAQPFTAGFACAKVSREHELVHSPERLTQPLRRTGSKGGGSFEPVPWEAALDEIVARWRAIIEADGPLGILGYCYSAHQGLFNRGLLLGLFHALGTTRLIAGTVCDSCSDAAWEATLGAVGGADPEMVVHSDLVIAWSADLVTTNVHFWAKVEQARRGGATLVVIDPRRSRTAAQADWHLAPRIGTDAALALGVMHVLVRDGLCDRAYLARETAGFDRVERDVLPRFSPALTEAITGIAAADVERLAHAYGRARSPFIRLGWGMSRSAQGGQAIRAVALLPGVTGAYARRGGGALLSTAPGFGFTMGAIRRPSGPASTRTVNHSRLGEALLHLDHPPIRALFVAGNNPAVTCPDAGAVRRGLARDDLFTVVHAPFLSDTARYADIVLPAATFLESEDFYRAYGAYYMQFGPQAVEPVGQAWPNRRLAQELARRLEVNDAVFSMATDELLRALWSDAAGPAAAVDPGTVRRAGPIKIAPAAGGQRFATPSGRLEFYSAALAARGLPPMPDWRPDPGEAADAARWPLRLLTAPGYYQSHTAFSGNPGLRLRQGPPVAVLHPSEAARRELRDGDAVDLHNDRGTVGLTLRVSDEVPAGVVLVPGQRPSGEARRGTVNLLCSGRYTDVGDGATYQSTFLEVRRAQ, from the coding sequence GTGAAGACAGTGGTCCGCACGGTGTGCGCGCACGACTGCCCCGACATGTGCTCGCTGCTCGTGCACGTCGAAGACGGCCGTATTACGCGCGTCGGGGGGGACCCCGCGCAGCCGTTCACGGCCGGGTTCGCCTGCGCCAAGGTGTCCCGCGAACACGAACTCGTCCACTCGCCGGAGCGGCTCACACAGCCGCTCCGGCGGACCGGTTCCAAGGGCGGCGGCTCGTTCGAGCCGGTGCCGTGGGAGGCCGCGCTCGACGAGATCGTCGCGCGCTGGCGCGCGATCATCGAGGCGGACGGCCCACTCGGCATCCTCGGGTACTGCTACAGCGCCCACCAGGGATTGTTCAATCGTGGGCTGCTGCTCGGGCTCTTCCACGCGCTCGGCACGACACGCCTCATCGCCGGGACGGTCTGTGACAGCTGCTCGGACGCGGCGTGGGAGGCGACCCTCGGCGCGGTGGGCGGCGCCGATCCCGAGATGGTCGTGCACTCCGACCTCGTGATCGCGTGGAGCGCCGACCTGGTGACGACGAACGTCCATTTCTGGGCCAAAGTCGAGCAGGCCCGCCGCGGCGGCGCGACGCTCGTCGTGATCGATCCCCGCCGGAGCCGCACCGCGGCCCAGGCCGACTGGCACCTCGCGCCGCGGATCGGCACCGACGCCGCGCTCGCGCTCGGCGTGATGCACGTGCTCGTCCGCGACGGGTTGTGCGACCGTGCCTACCTCGCGCGCGAAACCGCGGGGTTCGACCGGGTCGAGCGCGACGTCCTGCCGCGCTTCTCGCCGGCCCTGACCGAGGCGATCACCGGGATCGCCGCCGCCGACGTGGAGCGCCTGGCGCACGCCTACGGCCGCGCCCGCTCGCCGTTCATCCGCCTCGGGTGGGGGATGTCGCGCAGCGCCCAGGGCGGGCAGGCCATCCGGGCGGTCGCGCTCCTGCCGGGGGTGACCGGCGCCTATGCCAGGCGGGGCGGCGGCGCCCTGCTGAGCACGGCCCCGGGCTTCGGGTTCACGATGGGCGCGATCCGCCGTCCCTCCGGCCCCGCGTCGACGCGGACCGTCAATCACTCGCGGCTCGGCGAGGCTTTGCTGCATCTCGATCATCCGCCGATCCGCGCGCTGTTCGTGGCGGGCAACAACCCCGCCGTGACGTGCCCCGACGCCGGGGCGGTGCGCCGGGGTCTCGCCCGCGACGACCTGTTCACGGTGGTGCACGCGCCGTTTCTCTCCGACACCGCGCGGTACGCCGATATCGTGCTGCCGGCGGCGACGTTCCTCGAGAGCGAGGATTTCTACCGGGCCTACGGAGCCTACTACATGCAGTTTGGCCCCCAGGCCGTCGAGCCGGTCGGCCAGGCGTGGCCGAACCGCCGGCTGGCCCAAGAACTTGCCCGCCGGCTCGAGGTGAACGACGCGGTCTTTTCGATGGCGACCGACGAACTGCTCCGCGCGCTGTGGAGCGACGCGGCCGGGCCCGCCGCCGCGGTCGATCCCGGCACGGTTCGCCGGGCCGGACCGATCAAGATCGCCCCGGCCGCCGGCGGCCAGCGGTTTGCCACGCCGTCGGGCAGGCTCGAATTCTACTCGGCCGCGCTCGCCGCGCGGGGCCTCCCGCCGATGCCGGACTGGCGGCCCGACCCCGGTGAGGCGGCGGACGCGGCCCGGTGGCCGCTGCGCCTCCTCACCGCCCCCGGCTACTACCAGAGCCATACGGCGTTTTCCGGCAACCCGGGGCTTCGCCTCCGGCAGGGTCCGCCGGTCGCGGTCCTCCACCCGTCGGAGGCGGCGCGCCGGGAGCTGCGAGACGGCGATGCGGTCGATCTGCACAACGATCGCGGCACGGTAGGTCTCACCCTGCGGGTGAGCGACGAGGTCCCGGCCGGCGTCGTGCTTGTGCCCGGCCAGCGCCCGAGCGGCGAAGCGCGCCGCGGCACGGTCAACCTGCTCTGCTCCGGTCGCTACACCGACGTCGGTGACGGGGCCACCTACCAGAGCACCTTCCTCGAGGTCCGCCGGGCGCAATAA
- a CDS encoding sulfite exporter TauE/SafE family protein, translating into MTVDAPHLALVAVVIAGAAAIKGAIGFGFPLLGVPLLSAIIGPRAAVPVIAVPTLLSNLIMVSRGSASRASTHLILAITGVAVGTLAGAAAITALDSRRLSVLVGAVALGYVIAAMFRLTARVPEAAGRRAAPLVGLAAGVLGGATGILGPLLASYLHLLRMTGRDFVFWITMMFFVGNIVQVASYAHLGLYAGRVLLLALAGCIPMAIGTWSGMALQHRLDPVLFGRIVLGIVSLASINLLARGLLR; encoded by the coding sequence GTGACGGTCGACGCGCCGCATCTCGCGCTGGTGGCGGTCGTGATCGCCGGCGCCGCCGCGATCAAGGGCGCGATCGGGTTCGGTTTTCCCCTCCTGGGAGTCCCCCTGCTGTCGGCCATCATCGGGCCGCGGGCCGCCGTGCCGGTGATCGCCGTGCCGACCCTCCTCAGCAATTTGATCATGGTGAGCCGTGGGTCCGCGAGCCGCGCCAGCACGCATCTCATCCTCGCGATCACGGGCGTGGCGGTCGGAACGCTGGCCGGCGCGGCGGCGATCACGGCGCTGGATTCGCGACGGTTGTCCGTGCTCGTGGGCGCTGTGGCGCTCGGCTACGTGATCGCGGCGATGTTCCGGCTCACCGCCCGGGTGCCCGAAGCGGCGGGTCGCCGCGCGGCGCCCTTGGTCGGCCTCGCCGCCGGAGTGCTGGGCGGCGCGACCGGCATCCTCGGACCGCTGCTGGCCAGCTACCTCCATCTGCTGCGCATGACGGGGCGCGACTTCGTGTTCTGGATCACGATGATGTTCTTTGTGGGCAATATCGTGCAGGTGGCGAGCTACGCGCACCTCGGGCTGTATGCCGGCCGGGTGCTGCTGCTGGCGCTCGCCGGCTGCATCCCCATGGCGATCGGCACGTGGTCGGGGATGGCGCTGCAGCACCGGCTGGACCCCGTGCTGTTCGGCCGGATCGTGCTCGGAATCGTGTCTCTCGCGTCCATCAATCTGCTGGCACGCGGGCTGCTGCGGTAG